DNA from Phycisphaerae bacterium:
CGTGCTGGCGTACGAATCTGGCGCTGAGGGCGGCTACCGGATCGCGTTCGACGGCGTGGGCGAGCGGCGCATTCAGGGGGAGGACGTGCACCGCGTGCAGCTCGCGTACGCCCTGACCGCGCACAAGGCCCAGGGCAGCGAATTCCCCTGCGCGGTCGTGCTGTGCCACCGCTCCCACTTCTTCGCCGACCGCAACTGGCTGTACACGGCAGTGACGCGCGCGGCGCGCTATTGCGTGCTGCTGGGCGACCGCTGGGGGCTGCGCAACGCGGCGCGGAAGAACCACGTCATCAGCCGCCGGACCTTCCTGGACCGTTGGGCCCGAGCAGTGGGTTTGAGCGCGATCCCCTTGGAGGTGGCCTGTGCCGGATGATCCGCGCACATTCGACGCCCAGCGGCTGACGGCCACAGTGCCGGCCTGCCTGCGGCAACGCGCGCAGTGGGTGGCATGGACGTACGTGCTGCGTGACGGGCAGAAGACGAAGTGCCCGGTGAGTCCGACGAAGGGCGGGAAGGCCTCGTCCATCAATCCGGCGACCTGGGGCACGTTCGAGCAAGCGCTGGCCGCCTGCCAGAACTGCGCCGACCTGGTCGGCGTGGGCTTCGTGTTCACACCCGACGACCCGTACGCCGGCATCGATCTGGACGACTGCATCGACGCCAGCGGGCAGATCAAGCCGTGGGCGCTGGACTTCCTGCAGCAGCTCGACAGCTACAGCGAACTGAGTCCGTCCGGCAGCGGCGTGAAGGTGTTCGTGCAGGCGCAGAAGACCGGCTCGAAGTGCCGCAAGCCCTATGCCGACGGCCAGGTGGAGGTGTACGACCGCGGGCGGTTCTTCACCGTCACGGGGGCGCGGCTGCCGGAGTACGCGGCGGACGTCATGCCGCGGCAGTCCGCGTTCGATGCGGTGTATGCAGCGGTCATCGGCGCAGAGCCGGCGCCGGCTGCGGCCGGACCCGTGGCCGCACAGCCTCCACCGCCGAGCACGCCCGCCGTGATCAATGACGACGAGATCCTGCGTTTGGCCGGCAAGAGCCGCAAATCCGGCGAGAAGTTCAACGCCCTGTGGGCCGGCCGCTGGAACGACCATTTCAACTCGCGCAGCGAGGCGGATTCATCGGTCGCGTTCACGCTCGCGTTCTACACGAAGGACGCCGCGCAGATCGATCGCCTCTTCCGCCGCTCGGGCCTAATGCGCGAAAAGTGGGATGAGCAGCACGGCGAGCAGACCTACGGCCAGATGACGATCGCCAAGGCGCTGGCGACGGTCACCGGGCAGTACCAGCCGCGGAAATCGAAGAACGGCGCCGCACCGGCATCGCGGTCACCGCCAACTCCGCCGGCCTCGACAGGTCGGCCGCAGATCCAGGGCAATGAACGCCAGTTGCGCGACATCCGCAGCGACGCGCTGGCCGCGCTGCACGCAGCCAATCAGCCTCCGCGTCTGTTCCAGCGCGCCGGCGGGATCGCCCGCATTGCCTTCGTGCAGCAGGAGCACGCCACGGTCCTGCCGCGCGTCCAGCAGCTGGACCCCGATGCCCTGCGCGGCGAACTGACGAATGTGGCCGACTGGTTCACGCTCAAGCACGGCAAGCAAGGTGATTACGTCACCTCCGACCTGCCGCCGCTGTCGATCGCGCGCGACATCCTGTCCCAACCCAGCCTCGACCTGCCGCCACTGTACGGCGTGGTGACCTGCCCCACCTTCGCGGCCGACGGCAGTCTGGTGGTCGCAGACGGATACCACGCCACGAGCGGGCTGTGGCACCATCGCACGTTGACGGATCTGGCGCCGGTCCCTGAGGCGCCGGACGAAGCAGCCATTGCGGCAGCGCGCAGCGCCTTGCTCGACATCCTGGCTGATTTTCCCTTCATCGACGATGCCAGTCGCGCGAATGCTTTCGCCCTGATACTGCTACCCTTCGTGCGGCCTCTGATTTCCGGGCCGACGCCGCTGCACGCCGTGGACGCTCCTTCGCCGGCGACGGGCAAGGACCTGCTCGTGAAGTCGGCGCTGCTGCCCGCCCTCGGCCAGGAAGTCGGCGCGACCACCGCCGCGAAGGACCCCGACGAGTGGCGCAAGAAGATCACGTCGGCGCTGCTGGCAGACAGCCCCGCCATCCTGTGGGGTAATGTCGTCCAGCGCCTGGACAGCGAGCATCTCGCGGCGGCGCTTACCGACACCCTCTGGCGGGATCGCCAGCTCGGCCACACGCGGGAACTCCTGCTGCCCAACCGTGCCGTCTGGGCAACGACGGGCAACAACCTGGCGTTCAGCCGCGAGCTGGCCCGGCGCGTCGTGTGGATTCGGCTGGACGCCCGCATGGAGACGCCGGAATCCCGCAGCGGCTTCCGGCATCCCAACCTGCTCGCATACGTGCGGGCGCAGCGCACGCAGCTCGTGCATGCGGCCCTGACGCTGGTCCGCGCGTGGCTGGCGGCTGGCCGACCGACCGGTACGCAGGTGATGGGCAGCTTCGAGCAGTACGTCGCGGTGATGGGCGGCATTCTCAGCGTGGCGGGTATCCCCGGCTTCCTGGCGAACGCGGACGAGCTCCGCCGGCGCTCGGACGTCGAGACCGCCGATTGGCGCGCATTCGTGCTCGCCTGGTGGCAGCGCTGGGGCGAGGCGCGCGTGGGCGTCAGCGATCTGGCCACACTGCTGTGGGAGGACGGCGGCAAGCGCACCGACCTGCTCACCACACAGGTATCAGCGCCGACGGAACGCGGGGCGCTGACGCAATTGGGCATGCGCCTCTCGCGTAAACGCGATTGTGTCATCGCGGGCTATCGCATCACGTCGGCCGACCCCGACAAAAGTGGTCGGCAGCAGTACTGTCTAATTGGGACCGACGGCATACCTTTTCCCGAAAAAGCATACCTTTCGCATACCTTGACTTCTGAGGTATGCCAACCGAAGTCAAGTGCTGATGAAGAGTTACAGCAATCGGCAGACCTTGGCATACCTTTTCCCGACCCCCCGCGCATGTGTACAGGCGCGTGCGTGCCCGCGCGCACGCACGCGCCCGCGCATGAGGCGACCCCCGGAAAAAGGTATGCCGAGGTATGCCCGACGGCGCAACCTCCGGCGGCTGCGAAAGATAAGCCGGCAGACCTTGGGGCAGACCTTGGGCATACCTCGCCCGCCGCGCCGCAAAGGTATGCCGGACGCCCCGAGCACGACAACGGCGTCGCGTGGTACGCGGGCAACGGTGACAGCCAGCCCAGGGCCGTGCTCGAGCTGGCGCGCTGCCGTGACGGGTGGACGCCGCGGGACTGGTACAACCGCTTGCTCCAACTCGCCGGACGCTGCGCCGACCTGAATCCCGTGCGCGCGGCCGAACTGCGCAGCGCGGCAGCGCTCATGGCGGGACGCGGAGGGACGGGCCCATGAACGCCAGCGCCAGCCGCCAGCGGTTCCTCCCTGTGGCAACGGCCAGTCTGGGTCCGCGGAACGAGGTCGGAAACGCGACTGAGTTTGTTGCGCCAGCTCAACCCGCCCGGGCCGCCGCGGGGCGCGTCGGGGGCCAACGGGCGGGCCACGGGGCGCCGGGTGGCAGGTCGCTACCACCCCGCTCGCCCGCGACGCCCCGGGGGCAAACGGGGCCGCGTGGGGGCCAACCGGGCGGCGGAGGTTCCGCCCACGGCCAAGACAAGGAGGTCTGAACCATGCTGAACGTTGAACTGCGGCCGCTGGCCGAGATCAAACCCTACGAGAAGAACCCGCGCGACAACGACGCAGCGGTGGACGCGGTCGCCGAGTCGATCCGCCGGTTCGGATTCCGCCAGCCGATCGTCGTCGACGCGGATGGCGTCATCGTGTGCGGCCACACGCGCTGGAAGGCGGCGCAGAAGCTCGGGCTCGAGCAGGTGCCCGTGCATGTCGCCCGCGACCTGACGCCTGAGCAGATTCGCGCGTATCGCATCGCCGACAACAAGACCGCCGAGCTGGCCGAGTGGAATCTCGAACTGCTGCCGATCGAGCTGGCGGAGCTGCAGGGCGCCGGCATCGACTGGTCGCTGCTCGGGTTCGACGCGGACGAGCTTGCGCAGCTGCTCGACCCGGGCGTAAAAGACGGCCTGACCGATCCGGATGACATTCCGGAGCCGCCGGATGAAGCGATCACGCAGCCCGGCGACCTGTGGCTGCTCGGTGATCACCGCTTGCTGTGCGGCGACAGCGGTTCGCCCGGGGATGTGGATCGGTTGCTCGGCGGGCAGCTCGTCCACCTGGTCAACACCGATCCACCGTACAACGTGAAGGTCGAGCCGCGCAGCAACAACGCGATCGCGGCCGGGCTGTCGTCATTCGCGGGCATGCAGAAAAACGTGAAGGCGCTGGACGCGCAGGGGTTGCACCACAGCGGCTTCGACGTGGCCCGCGGCAAGACCGGCATCAAGCACCATCAGAAGCTCGACCTGGAGCGCCATCCGGAAAAGGCGAAGGCGACGCATCGAAAGATGCGCGCGAAGGACCGGCCGCTGGCGAACGACTTCGTGTCGGACGAGGAGTTCGAGCGGCTGCTGCATGCCTGGTTCGGCAATATCGCGCGCGTGCTGTTGCCCGGGCGCGCGCTGTACTGCTGGGGCGGCTACGCGAACTGCGCGAACTACCCGCCCGTGCTGAAGGCCTGCGGCCTGTACTTCTCGCAGGCAATCATCTGGGTGAAAGAGCACCCGGTGCTCACGCGCAAGGATTTCATGGGGAACCATGAATGGTGTTTTTATTCGTGGAGGGAAGGGGCCGCGCACGTGTACCTGGGCCCGAACAACGCGACCGACGTGTGGTCGGTCAAGAAAGTCAACCCGCAAAGCATGATCCATTTGACGGAGAAGCCCGTCGAGCTGGCGGTGCGCGCGATCCAGTACTCGAGCCGGACGGGCGAGAACGTGCTGGACCTGTTCGGCGGCAGCGGCTCGACGCTGATCGCCGCTGAACAGACCGGGCGGCGG
Protein-coding regions in this window:
- a CDS encoding ParB N-terminal domain-containing protein, yielding MNVELRPLAEIKPYEKNPRDNDAAVDAVAESIRRFGFRQPIVVDADGVIVCGHTRWKAAQKLGLEQVPVHVARDLTPEQIRAYRIADNKTAELAEWNLELLPIELAELQGAGIDWSLLGFDADELAQLLDPGVKDGLTDPDDIPEPPDEAITQPGDLWLLGDHRLLCGDSGSPGDVDRLLGGQLVHLVNTDPPYNVKVEPRSNNAIAAGLSSFAGMQKNVKALDAQGLHHSGFDVARGKTGIKHHQKLDLERHPEKAKATHRKMRAKDRPLANDFVSDEEFERLLHAWFGNIARVLLPGRALYCWGGYANCANYPPVLKACGLYFSQAIIWVKEHPVLTRKDFMGNHEWCFYSWREGAAHVYLGPNNATDVWSVKKVNPQSMIHLTEKPVELAVRAIQYSSRTGENVLDLFGGSGSTLIAAEQTGRRAFLMELDPLYCDVIVQRWEKFTGRKAERVVGKAELTNAST